The window GAACGAAAGGATAGTTCGAGAATTCTCCCTTTTGTTGGATGCATCAGATGCTTATTCGATTGCTGTGAGGATTCTTCACTCTCTTAAAACTAATTCTATCATTGAGTTGAGTTTGTATTGATTCTTGTGTTTACACTAGAGGTTAATAATCcatgatttgtttctttaacagaGTGGACTAAAACCAAAGGGAAACGAAAATGAAATCACAACTTTAGCTGAAAGGTTTGGCCTTTTCACCTCATCTTTGTAGTTTTTACACTTCTCTTTCAATAATCTATTAGCCGGTATatccagatgatgatgatgatgatgatgatgatgataggtTTTACATTGATATCACTGACACAAATATTATGGTACAGGTTCATGGGACTCAAGGCTGCTTTAGTAACAGACAATTCTCTTCTGAGTTCTTTCGGAAAACTGATTGGCTTAGATGTATTACAACTTAGTGAAATATCCCAAAAGAGTGGTTCCGTTCCTTCTGATGCTACTGCATCTAAATTACTAAGGCTGCTTGGATTTGAAGGTGGAAAATGCTTGGATGTGAGCCTATACGACTCTGTTTTTGTGCATATCGGGGTTGATGATGTCAACTTGGGAGTTATCGACTCTTTGATTGGTAGTATTATGAGAATGGCTCAACCTGGTTCAGAGATTGTATCGCGCTTGCATCTGTCTCTTGTTCTCAGCTATGGTTCTGTCACAGACAAAGATGTTTCAGTTTTTCCTGTCAATGCTCTGCAACAAGACATGAACCCAAAATTTGCAGGACTTATACCGCG is drawn from Camelina sativa cultivar DH55 chromosome 8, Cs, whole genome shotgun sequence and contains these coding sequences:
- the LOC104705449 gene encoding uncharacterized protein LOC104705449, whose amino-acid sequence is MADKASRALVLYGDGLARFVDPSSTHIHSLASIASCGFLSLPHAPPESENERIVREFSLLLDASDAYSIASGLKPKGNENEITTLAERFMGLKAALVTDNSLLSSFGKLIGLDVLQLSEISQKSGSVPSDATASKLLRLLGFEGGKCLDVSLYDSVFVHIGVDDVNLGVIDSLIGSIMRMAQPGSEIVSRLHLSLVLSYGSVTDKDVSVFPVNALQQDMNPKFAGLIPRQSYTMRGEKTRDDVRHYCPMLVAQWQHAVTRKDLVDTLSFEALKKLSGNLVIPADRFIHEVAFKLWKAPKYGA